The following are from one region of the Mycolicibacterium helvum genome:
- a CDS encoding IclR family transcriptional regulator yields MADPEISVVHGERSGSARDDGIQVLRRAAAALDEIATAPGRLRLVDLHSRLGLAKSTARRLLFGLVEVGFAAVDDDGRIVLGDRLLGLSSANAAHIASAFRPTLERVADATGETADLSVYRGGQMLFIDQIESPHRLRAVSAIGGRFTLYDTANGKAALALFDDADTDSALASLDPAAGSKVRDELREIRTSRIAFDRDEHTDGISAAGIAGRALGGNIVAISVPAPTERFNKHSDRIVAALRSALDSPIWST; encoded by the coding sequence ATGGCAGATCCGGAAATTTCCGTGGTGCATGGCGAGCGTTCGGGAAGTGCCCGCGACGATGGCATCCAGGTTCTGCGCCGCGCCGCGGCCGCACTTGACGAGATCGCGACGGCTCCGGGCCGGCTACGACTGGTCGATCTGCATAGCCGGCTGGGCCTGGCCAAGTCCACCGCGCGGCGGCTGTTGTTCGGTCTGGTCGAGGTGGGGTTCGCGGCCGTGGACGACGACGGCCGCATCGTCCTTGGCGACCGACTGCTGGGGTTGTCCAGCGCAAACGCCGCCCACATCGCCTCGGCATTCCGGCCGACCCTCGAGCGGGTGGCCGACGCCACCGGGGAAACCGCGGACCTCTCGGTATACCGCGGCGGGCAGATGCTGTTCATCGACCAGATCGAGTCGCCACACCGGCTGCGGGCGGTCTCGGCGATCGGCGGCCGCTTCACCCTCTACGACACCGCCAACGGGAAGGCGGCACTGGCGCTGTTCGACGACGCCGACACCGACTCGGCGCTCGCCTCCCTGGACCCGGCGGCAGGCTCGAAGGTTCGCGACGAACTCCGTGAGATCCGCACCAGCCGAATAGCTTTCGACCGCGACGAGCACACCGACGGCATCTCGGCCGCCGGGATCGCGGGGCGTGCGTTGGGCGGCAATATCGTCGCGATCTCGGTGCCCGCGCCGACGGAGCGGTTCAACAAGCACTCCGACCGCATCGTCGCCGCCCTGCGCTCGGCCCTGGATTCACCGATCTGGTCGACCTGA
- a CDS encoding alpha/beta hydrolase family protein, giving the protein MRRRIVLAAMALTLVAGCSSNSESHNAWVEDEVTFVADGLTVHGTYRHQHGDQKGPAALLISESGRTDRNGDNNVAGPIGNMRQLAQYLSEHGVASLRYDKVGTGQTGLGPYADHPADVGSAVYTTGAKSAVRFLAGQAGTDSDRISVYALGEGTIHAMTLADDTSAGAPKIHSLGLLQPLAGRYLDLISNRVKTDMAAAVKGGQKTQQQADATIAAWNAAVAEARTKGTVPAKLPESLSAILNPGNVKAVVEADAIDPLELAARIPAATPVLVTCSDTDGQANCADIKPFTDALAHTSLSVVALKGVNHVLRDDPTDNVGNYAKPGPLSPQLTVALDGFVGQ; this is encoded by the coding sequence TTGCGGCGTCGCATCGTCCTGGCGGCGATGGCGCTGACGTTGGTGGCAGGCTGCTCGTCGAACAGCGAGTCGCACAACGCCTGGGTCGAGGACGAGGTGACGTTCGTGGCCGACGGGCTGACCGTGCACGGCACCTACCGCCATCAGCACGGTGACCAGAAAGGGCCGGCGGCGCTGCTGATCTCGGAGAGCGGGCGTACCGACCGCAACGGCGACAACAACGTTGCCGGGCCGATCGGCAACATGCGTCAGCTCGCCCAGTACCTGTCCGAGCACGGGGTGGCCTCGCTGCGCTACGACAAGGTCGGCACCGGTCAGACGGGGCTGGGCCCCTACGCCGACCACCCGGCCGACGTGGGCAGCGCCGTCTACACCACCGGCGCGAAATCTGCGGTGCGGTTCCTGGCCGGGCAGGCTGGCACCGATTCCGACCGCATCTCGGTGTACGCGCTCGGTGAGGGCACCATCCACGCGATGACGCTGGCCGACGACACCTCGGCCGGAGCGCCCAAGATCCACTCGCTGGGGCTGCTGCAGCCACTGGCCGGCCGCTATCTCGACCTGATCAGCAACCGGGTCAAGACCGATATGGCCGCCGCCGTGAAAGGCGGCCAGAAGACCCAGCAGCAGGCTGACGCGACGATCGCCGCATGGAACGCCGCGGTCGCCGAGGCGCGCACCAAGGGCACTGTGCCCGCCAAACTGCCCGAGAGCCTGAGCGCGATCCTCAACCCCGGCAATGTCAAGGCCGTCGTGGAAGCCGACGCCATCGACCCGCTGGAGCTGGCCGCCCGCATCCCTGCCGCCACACCGGTATTGGTGACGTGCTCGGACACCGACGGCCAGGCCAACTGCGCCGATATCAAACCGTTCACCGACGCCCTGGCACACACGTCGCTGTCGGTGGTCGCGCTCAAAGGCGTCAACCATGTCTTGCGCGACGACCCGACCGACAACGTCGGCAATTACGCCAAGCCCGGTCCGCTCTCACCACAGCTGACGGTGGCGCTGGATGGGTTCGTCGGCCAGTGA
- a CDS encoding DAPG hydrolase family protein encodes MAETYLGYRPGDGDTPWGTYFNPEMAELPRHVVIALEQGPQADQVLLGFDSAATILDEGYQQTENGYGSLRGGGFQVSVRTDMPGVTPAMWDWWFGWHGSDSRRYKLWHPRAHAWAHWGDHGPDGSYVGRTSIIEEYLGSSYAKAAIQFLEPAALGLDASRLGGDVAVCARLGSSELPVDIGWFIHHVRATPGGAEMRSRFWMGGPYIGVRRGNRLADSVIRPIAAHQLPEPRDLLVHCAQEMNHLAAFLPAIYDKLGRS; translated from the coding sequence ATGGCCGAGACCTACCTGGGATACCGCCCCGGCGACGGGGACACCCCGTGGGGCACGTACTTCAATCCGGAGATGGCGGAGCTGCCCCGGCACGTCGTCATCGCACTCGAGCAGGGCCCACAGGCCGATCAGGTGTTACTTGGCTTCGATTCTGCCGCAACCATTCTCGACGAGGGATATCAGCAGACCGAGAACGGCTACGGTAGTTTGCGCGGCGGTGGATTTCAGGTCTCGGTGCGTACCGACATGCCTGGCGTCACACCGGCGATGTGGGACTGGTGGTTCGGCTGGCACGGCAGCGACTCGCGCCGCTACAAGCTGTGGCATCCGCGCGCCCACGCCTGGGCGCACTGGGGTGATCACGGACCGGACGGCAGCTACGTCGGGCGCACCTCGATCATCGAGGAGTATCTGGGCTCGTCCTACGCCAAGGCTGCCATCCAGTTCCTCGAGCCTGCGGCGCTGGGCCTGGACGCGTCCCGGCTCGGCGGGGACGTCGCGGTGTGTGCGCGGCTGGGATCCAGTGAGCTGCCCGTGGACATCGGCTGGTTCATTCACCACGTCCGGGCCACCCCGGGCGGGGCGGAAATGCGGTCCCGATTCTGGATGGGTGGTCCGTATATCGGTGTGCGCCGTGGCAACCGGCTGGCCGACTCGGTGATCCGCCCGATCGCCGCACATCAGCTGCCGGAACCCCGAGATCTGCTGGTGCATTGCGCTCAGGAGATGAACCACCTGGCCGCATTCCTGCCGGCGATTTATGACAAGCTGGGCCGGAGTTAG
- a CDS encoding pyridoxamine 5'-phosphate oxidase family protein gives MRREVSTIAELRSIIGEPDSAVVNKVKDRLLPLQRDWLAQSPLAFVATTDAQGRVDVSPKGDPPGFVHVIDDRTIAIPERPGNRRVDGYLNVLQRPQVGTLFVIPGRGDTLRINGTARILADADYFDSMVVQGKRPLLALEIGIEEVFFHCAKAFLRSDAWKPETWNPTALPSVAQMAKAIRSNWTDAQLEACYSEDGMRRVLY, from the coding sequence ATGCGCCGTGAAGTCAGTACCATCGCCGAACTCCGGTCGATCATCGGTGAGCCCGACAGCGCCGTGGTCAACAAGGTCAAGGATCGGCTCCTGCCCCTGCAGCGCGACTGGTTGGCGCAATCGCCGTTGGCGTTCGTCGCCACGACCGATGCACAAGGCCGCGTTGATGTTTCACCCAAAGGTGACCCGCCGGGGTTCGTGCATGTCATCGACGACCGCACCATCGCCATCCCCGAGCGGCCCGGTAACAGGCGCGTCGATGGCTATCTCAACGTGCTGCAGCGCCCGCAGGTCGGGACACTGTTCGTGATCCCTGGGCGCGGGGATACATTGCGGATCAACGGGACTGCGCGCATCCTTGCCGACGCCGACTATTTCGACAGTATGGTCGTTCAGGGCAAGCGGCCGCTGCTTGCGCTGGAGATCGGCATCGAGGAAGTGTTCTTTCATTGCGCCAAGGCGTTCCTGCGTTCGGACGCATGGAAACCCGAGACCTGGAATCCGACCGCACTGCCCAGTGTCGCCCAGATGGCCAAAGCGATCCGGTCGAACTGGACCGACGCCCAACTCGAGGCATGCTATAGCGAGGACGGCATGCGCCGAGTGTTGTACTAG
- a CDS encoding molybdopterin oxidoreductase family protein, producing the protein MSRTALRICPLCEATCGLVLTIDDNDRVSSARGDRDDVFSHGFICPKGASFAELDNDPDRLPNPLVRRGGELVEATWAEAFTAAAEGLQRVIADTGSTSVAVYLGNPNAHTIAGSLYGPVVIKSLGTRQVYSASTLDQMPKHVSCGYLYGNPLAFTVPDLDRTDYLVIIGANPLVSNGSLATAADFPGKIKALRRRGGTLVVIDPSRTRTAELADRHLPVRPGSDAALLFAIVHVLFDEGLVDLGRLADHVTGLDRVRAAALDFPPDAVAEHCGVGSDEIRTLAREIAAAPSAAVYGRIGTSTVEFGTLTSWLVDVVNILTGNLDRPGGVMFASSPIAGAPRPARPGRGFATGRWRSRVSGHREVLSEMPAVALAEEIETPGEGQIRAMITIAGNPVLSAPDGARLQDALAGVDFMVSVDPYLNETTRHADVILPPPPPSRAAHFDLALSGAVVRNNARFSPPVLPLADDRPDECEILARLTLIVLGLGPDADPNLVDDQVIGSTLSKEVADEHSPVAGRSVDELTAMLPDGRGFERRLDMMLRLGPFGDGFGANPDGLTLQRVKDAPHGVDLGALVPRIPEVLRTPSGTVELDPEPILADIPRLLASLASEPGFLLIGRRHLRSNNSWMHNLPALSGGSNRCTLQIHPDDATRLGLDDMAVVTGPGGKLEVPVEITDAIRPGVVSLPHGWGHTEPGTRMQVAARDPGVNVNSLNDGTLLDPLSGTAVLNGLPVEVAPVGAR; encoded by the coding sequence ATGAGTCGCACCGCTTTGCGTATCTGCCCGCTGTGCGAGGCCACCTGCGGGCTGGTCCTCACCATCGATGACAACGACCGGGTCAGCTCGGCCCGGGGCGATCGGGACGACGTGTTCAGCCACGGTTTCATTTGCCCGAAGGGCGCCAGTTTCGCCGAATTGGACAACGATCCGGACCGGTTACCGAACCCGCTGGTGCGCCGCGGCGGCGAACTGGTCGAAGCCACCTGGGCGGAGGCCTTCACCGCGGCCGCAGAGGGGCTGCAGCGCGTCATCGCCGACACCGGCAGCACGTCGGTGGCGGTCTACCTCGGCAACCCCAACGCGCACACCATCGCCGGTTCGCTCTACGGGCCGGTCGTCATCAAGTCGCTGGGCACCCGGCAGGTGTACTCCGCCAGCACGCTCGACCAGATGCCGAAGCACGTCTCGTGCGGCTACCTGTACGGCAACCCGCTTGCCTTCACCGTGCCCGACCTCGACCGTACTGACTATCTTGTGATCATCGGCGCAAACCCGTTGGTATCTAACGGCTCTCTGGCCACCGCGGCTGACTTCCCCGGCAAGATCAAGGCATTGCGCCGCCGCGGGGGCACACTCGTCGTAATCGATCCCAGCCGCACCCGCACCGCCGAACTGGCCGACCGCCACCTGCCCGTCCGCCCCGGCTCGGATGCTGCACTGCTATTCGCGATCGTGCACGTCCTCTTCGATGAGGGCCTGGTCGATTTGGGCCGGCTCGCCGACCACGTGACGGGCCTGGATCGGGTGCGCGCGGCAGCACTCGACTTCCCGCCGGACGCAGTTGCCGAGCACTGCGGGGTGGGATCGGACGAAATCCGCACCCTTGCAAGGGAAATCGCTGCGGCGCCCAGTGCCGCAGTCTATGGCCGGATCGGCACCTCGACCGTCGAGTTCGGCACGCTGACCAGCTGGCTGGTGGACGTGGTGAACATCCTGACCGGGAACCTGGATCGGCCTGGCGGAGTGATGTTCGCCAGCTCACCGATCGCCGGTGCCCCGCGACCGGCGCGCCCCGGCCGGGGTTTCGCGACAGGTCGCTGGCGCAGCCGGGTCTCGGGGCATCGCGAGGTGTTGTCCGAAATGCCTGCGGTCGCGTTGGCCGAGGAGATCGAGACTCCCGGCGAGGGTCAGATCCGGGCGATGATCACCATCGCGGGCAATCCGGTCTTGTCAGCGCCGGATGGCGCCCGCCTGCAGGATGCCCTGGCCGGCGTCGACTTCATGGTGTCGGTCGATCCCTACCTCAACGAGACAACCCGGCACGCCGACGTGATCCTGCCCCCGCCGCCGCCCTCGCGCGCAGCGCATTTCGACCTCGCGCTGTCCGGCGCGGTGGTGCGCAACAACGCCCGGTTCTCCCCTCCGGTGCTACCGCTGGCCGACGACCGGCCCGACGAGTGCGAGATCCTGGCCCGGTTGACGCTGATCGTGCTGGGCCTGGGCCCGGACGCCGACCCGAACCTGGTAGACGACCAGGTGATTGGGTCGACGCTGAGCAAGGAGGTCGCCGACGAACACTCGCCGGTCGCCGGCCGTTCGGTCGACGAGTTGACCGCGATGCTGCCCGACGGTCGCGGTTTCGAACGGCGGCTGGACATGATGCTTCGCCTGGGCCCGTTCGGTGACGGGTTCGGCGCCAATCCCGACGGCCTGACACTGCAGCGGGTCAAGGACGCACCGCACGGGGTGGACTTGGGCGCGCTGGTCCCCCGGATCCCCGAGGTGCTCCGAACACCATCGGGGACAGTCGAACTAGACCCCGAGCCGATCCTGGCCGATATCCCGCGGCTGCTTGCTTCGCTGGCATCAGAGCCGGGGTTCCTGCTGATCGGCCGGCGGCACCTCCGCTCCAACAACAGCTGGATGCACAACCTGCCCGCGCTGTCCGGCGGCTCCAATCGCTGCACTCTGCAGATCCATCCCGACGATGCCACCCGGCTGGGCCTCGACGACATGGCCGTGGTCACCGGTCCTGGCGGGAAACTCGAAGTGCCCGTTGAGATTACCGACGCGATCCGCCCTGGCGTGGTGTCACTGCCGCACGGCTGGGGCCACACCGAGCCGGGCACCCGGATGCAGGTGGCAGCCCGGGACCCCGGCGTGAACGTCAACAGTCTCAACGACGGCACGCTGCTGGATCCGCTGTCGGGCACCGCGGTGCTCAACGGGCTGCCGGTCGAGGTGGCCCCCGTCGGAGCGCGGTGA
- a CDS encoding class I SAM-dependent methyltransferase, which translates to MNKIRPELGEVQETLLIPLYGRARDAASRHPVINDRWARDLVDRIDYDFTAFRGGSLPGSVLRTAVFDGWVRRFLDDHPAGTVVDVGTGLNTRFERVDNGSVRWFDLDLPDSIQLRRNFFSDTDRRTMLAGSVLDTDWYDAVTAAPGPYLFVVEAVLVYLREAQVGNVLAQLAQRFPESLIAFDTAGPKMIANQKRGGAMKAVDARMQWTCGDPRALEKWGLRLLDSRTLASPQPEVAAKLPARYRCALPILARIAPGIVGSYRLNLYQLGRGELPADYHGRHG; encoded by the coding sequence ATGAACAAGATCCGACCGGAGTTGGGGGAGGTTCAGGAGACCCTGCTCATCCCGCTCTATGGACGTGCCCGTGATGCGGCGTCGCGACACCCGGTCATCAACGACCGGTGGGCACGCGACCTCGTGGATCGCATCGACTACGACTTCACCGCATTCCGTGGTGGTTCGCTGCCCGGATCCGTCCTGCGGACAGCGGTGTTCGACGGGTGGGTTCGCCGATTCCTCGACGACCACCCGGCCGGAACCGTGGTCGACGTCGGTACCGGCCTGAACACCCGCTTCGAGCGCGTCGACAACGGCAGCGTGCGTTGGTTCGACCTCGACCTTCCCGACAGCATCCAACTGCGACGGAACTTCTTCTCCGATACCGACCGCCGAACCATGTTGGCCGGTTCGGTGCTGGACACCGACTGGTACGACGCGGTCACCGCGGCGCCGGGGCCCTATCTCTTTGTTGTGGAAGCGGTCTTGGTGTATCTCCGAGAAGCGCAGGTGGGCAATGTGTTAGCGCAACTCGCTCAACGGTTTCCGGAGTCGCTCATCGCGTTCGACACAGCCGGCCCGAAGATGATCGCCAATCAGAAACGCGGCGGCGCGATGAAGGCAGTCGATGCCCGCATGCAATGGACCTGTGGTGATCCTCGTGCCCTCGAGAAGTGGGGATTGAGACTGCTCGACAGCAGAACTCTGGCCAGCCCGCAACCGGAAGTCGCGGCAAAGCTGCCCGCCCGGTACCGGTGCGCCCTGCCGATTCTGGCCAGGATCGCCCCCGGGATCGTCGGCAGTTACCGACTCAATCTTTATCAACTCGGACGCGGGGAGCTCCCGGCCGACTACCACGGGCGGCATGGATAA
- a CDS encoding DUF2786 domain-containing protein — MTDDKMLARIAALLRQAEGTDNVHEAEAFMAAAQRLATATSIDLAVARAHSATRTAAQAPTQRTITIGDPGSRGLRTYVQLFAGIAAANDVQCDVASNSTFVYAYGFTEDIDASHALYASLVVQMVRSCDAYLATGAHKPTPTITARLNFQLAFGARVAQRLSQARDEARHEATKDRKTAPGTALALRNKELELRDHYRQNSKARGTWQASRASAGYSSAARRAGDRAGRQARLGSSPELPGSRSRLPR, encoded by the coding sequence GTGACGGACGACAAGATGCTGGCGCGGATCGCAGCACTCCTGCGCCAGGCCGAAGGCACCGACAACGTCCACGAGGCCGAAGCGTTCATGGCCGCCGCCCAGCGGCTGGCCACCGCGACGTCGATCGACTTGGCCGTGGCGCGTGCCCACTCCGCCACCCGGACGGCAGCGCAGGCGCCGACCCAGCGGACCATCACCATCGGCGACCCCGGCTCCCGGGGCCTGCGCACCTACGTGCAACTGTTCGCGGGTATCGCCGCGGCCAACGATGTGCAGTGCGATGTCGCCTCGAACTCCACGTTCGTCTACGCCTACGGATTCACCGAGGACATCGACGCCAGCCACGCCCTATATGCCAGCCTGGTCGTCCAGATGGTGCGGTCCTGTGACGCCTACCTGGCCACCGGAGCACACAAGCCCACGCCAACCATCACCGCGCGACTCAACTTCCAACTGGCCTTCGGTGCCCGCGTCGCCCAGCGTCTGTCCCAGGCCCGCGACGAAGCCCGCCACGAGGCCACCAAAGACCGCAAGACCGCGCCGGGAACCGCGCTTGCGCTGCGCAACAAGGAACTTGAACTGCGCGACCATTACCGGCAGAACTCCAAGGCGCGCGGCACCTGGCAGGCCAGCCGTGCCTCGGCCGGGTATTCGTCGGCCGCCAGACGCGCCGGTGACCGGGCCGGGCGGCAGGCCCGGCTGGGGTCCAGTCCCGAGCTGCCGGGGTCGCGGAGCCGGCTGCCGAGGTGA
- a CDS encoding TIGR04338 family metallohydrolase, which translates to MTARDSQRSRVYAAEEFVRTLFDRAAQHSSRSIDFFGTQLTLPPEGRFASMSSVQRYVDDVLALPAVTARWPAPGPVSVRARRAASAAHYENFDGTGVIAIPDRDSADWAMRELVLLHEIAHHLTPAGPAHGPNFIATFCELAAAVMGPEVGHVLRVVYTKEGVR; encoded by the coding sequence GTGACGGCGCGCGACAGCCAGCGCTCCCGCGTCTACGCGGCCGAGGAGTTCGTCCGTACCCTCTTCGACCGGGCCGCCCAGCACAGTTCACGCAGCATCGACTTCTTCGGCACGCAGCTCACCCTGCCTCCGGAGGGGCGGTTCGCGTCGATGTCCTCGGTGCAACGCTACGTCGACGATGTCCTGGCGCTGCCCGCCGTGACGGCCCGCTGGCCGGCACCGGGACCAGTCAGTGTGCGTGCCCGGCGTGCAGCCAGCGCCGCCCACTACGAAAACTTCGACGGCACAGGGGTTATCGCCATTCCGGACCGGGACTCCGCGGACTGGGCGATGCGGGAGCTGGTGCTCCTGCACGAGATCGCGCATCATCTGACACCGGCGGGACCGGCCCATGGCCCGAACTTCATCGCGACGTTCTGTGAACTGGCCGCCGCGGTGATGGGACCGGAAGTCGGCCATGTGCTGCGCGTCGTGTACACCAAAGAAGGAGTGCGATGA
- a CDS encoding FAD-binding oxidoreductase — MGSLPEGRHFFRGDDGYESARTATVWNQRVPDRYPDVIVQAVDADDVVAAVRYAKANNKQVSIKSGGHSWAASHLRDGAVLLDMSRVDQTSIDADKMTAVAGPGKGGSALAAELEALGLFFPAGHCKGVCIGGYLLQGGYGWNSRVVGPACESVIGLDVVTADGDRIYIDADHHRDLYWAARGSGPGFFAVVIAFHLKLYTRPAVLGSSFYAYPIELADEIFTWARDISAEVDRRVELQIVATRSVPNAGIDRPAIVMASPAFADTEAEAKEAFGILDRCPVVDKALVAFPYAPMALADWYTAVMSNYLADHRYTADNMWTNASAAELLPGIHRILDTMPPHPSHFLWLNWGPSPQRQDMAYSLESEIYLALYAGWMDPADDDKYGDWPRSNMAAMAPLATGIQLADENLGKRPAKFATDENMAKLDRVRAEYDPDGRFHGWMGRL; from the coding sequence GTGGGGTCACTTCCTGAGGGGCGTCATTTCTTCCGCGGCGACGACGGTTACGAGAGCGCACGCACTGCCACGGTGTGGAACCAGCGCGTGCCCGACCGCTATCCGGACGTCATCGTCCAGGCGGTCGACGCCGACGACGTGGTCGCCGCCGTGCGCTACGCCAAGGCCAACAACAAGCAAGTCAGCATCAAGTCCGGTGGGCATAGCTGGGCGGCCAGCCACCTACGCGACGGCGCGGTGCTGCTCGACATGAGCCGGGTGGATCAGACCAGCATCGACGCCGACAAGATGACCGCGGTCGCCGGCCCGGGCAAGGGCGGCAGCGCGCTGGCCGCCGAACTCGAGGCGCTGGGATTGTTCTTCCCCGCCGGACATTGCAAGGGCGTGTGTATCGGCGGCTATCTACTGCAGGGCGGTTACGGCTGGAACAGCCGCGTCGTCGGGCCCGCCTGCGAGAGCGTCATCGGTCTGGATGTGGTCACCGCCGACGGTGATCGGATCTACATCGACGCTGACCACCATCGGGATCTGTACTGGGCGGCCCGCGGTTCGGGGCCAGGGTTCTTCGCCGTGGTCATCGCGTTCCACCTCAAGCTCTACACGAGACCCGCGGTGTTGGGCAGCAGCTTCTACGCCTACCCGATCGAGCTCGCCGACGAGATCTTCACCTGGGCGCGCGATATTTCCGCCGAGGTGGACCGCCGGGTCGAGTTGCAGATCGTGGCCACCCGCAGTGTGCCTAATGCCGGCATCGACCGACCGGCCATCGTGATGGCCTCCCCGGCGTTCGCCGATACCGAGGCCGAGGCCAAGGAGGCCTTCGGCATCCTGGACCGATGCCCGGTCGTCGACAAGGCGCTGGTGGCGTTCCCGTATGCGCCGATGGCCCTGGCCGATTGGTACACCGCGGTGATGAGCAACTACCTCGCCGATCACCGGTACACCGCCGACAACATGTGGACCAATGCCTCGGCCGCCGAGCTGCTGCCGGGCATTCATCGCATCCTGGACACCATGCCACCGCACCCGTCGCATTTCCTCTGGCTGAACTGGGGCCCGTCACCGCAGCGTCAGGACATGGCCTACAGCCTGGAAAGCGAGATCTATCTGGCGCTCTACGCCGGCTGGATGGACCCGGCCGACGACGACAAGTACGGCGACTGGCCGCGCTCGAACATGGCGGCGATGGCGCCGTTGGCCACCGGAATCCAGCTGGCCGACGAGAATTTGGGCAAGCGGCCGGCGAAGTTCGCCACCGACGAGAACATGGCGAAGCTCGACCGGGTACGAGCCGAGTACGACCCCGACGGCCGGTTCCACGGCTGGATGGGACGGCTGTAG
- a CDS encoding O-methyltransferase yields the protein MNDTIGPNDWQPVDTLLNQLLLPNDPALAAALADSAAAGLPVIEVSPQSGQLLYLLTRISGARRVLEIGTLGGYSTICLARGVGAEGSVVTLEYDPRHAQVARINLERAGVADRVDVVVGAALDNLPGLTGQFDLVFIDADKENNTAYVQWAIDLGRPGTVIVVDNVVRHGRILAPAADDRQARGVRDMLEMMSTHPRLDSAAIQTVGLKGWDGFAIAVVT from the coding sequence ATGAACGACACCATCGGCCCGAATGACTGGCAACCTGTTGACACGCTGCTGAACCAACTGCTGCTACCCAACGACCCGGCATTGGCTGCCGCGCTGGCCGATTCGGCCGCCGCGGGCCTTCCTGTCATCGAAGTGTCACCGCAAAGCGGGCAGCTGCTGTATCTGCTGACCCGGATCAGCGGCGCTCGCCGGGTGCTCGAAATCGGCACCCTCGGCGGCTACAGCACAATCTGTCTGGCCCGCGGCGTCGGCGCCGAAGGCAGCGTCGTCACCCTGGAATACGACCCGCGGCACGCCCAGGTCGCGCGGATCAACCTGGAGCGCGCCGGGGTAGCCGACCGGGTGGACGTCGTCGTGGGCGCGGCGCTGGACAACCTGCCCGGCCTGACCGGGCAGTTCGACCTGGTGTTCATCGACGCCGACAAGGAGAACAACACCGCCTACGTCCAGTGGGCGATCGATCTTGGTCGGCCGGGCACCGTGATCGTCGTCGACAACGTGGTGCGCCACGGCCGGATTCTGGCTCCGGCGGCCGATGACCGGCAGGCCCGGGGCGTGCGCGACATGCTGGAGATGATGAGCACCCACCCCCGTCTGGACAGCGCCGCGATTCAGACCGTCGGGCTCAAAGGGTGGGACGGTTTCGCTATTGCGGTGGTGACGTAG
- a CDS encoding TetR/AcrR family transcriptional regulator: MTTGTPRRGRPPTVNRELIVDVARAQLDERGIETFSMRSLAAEIGVSPMAIYRHVGDRDTLLGLVLDDVSALFPAIELPADPHERIATLLCAVFDVLASKRWIADVLRAGSPGGSGALWLVDRILAAATELGLDSPAAMAMYRALWTYTLGAVLNAPTAQDQAAANERIERKVMALGADGFPHLVAALQTLPAADPKDAYRRAIGHLIEGYTAGTAPRPTSPPQ, from the coding sequence ATGACCACCGGGACCCCACGGCGCGGCCGGCCGCCGACCGTGAACCGTGAGCTCATCGTCGACGTCGCCCGCGCCCAGCTCGACGAACGGGGTATCGAGACCTTCAGCATGCGGTCGTTGGCGGCGGAAATCGGTGTGTCGCCGATGGCCATCTACCGTCACGTCGGTGACCGCGACACTCTCCTCGGACTCGTGCTGGACGACGTCTCCGCGCTCTTCCCCGCCATCGAATTACCGGCGGATCCGCACGAACGTATCGCGACCCTGCTATGTGCCGTCTTCGACGTGTTGGCAAGCAAACGCTGGATCGCCGACGTGTTACGCGCAGGCAGCCCTGGCGGGTCCGGCGCACTCTGGCTCGTGGACCGAATTCTTGCTGCTGCAACCGAACTCGGACTGGATAGCCCAGCTGCCATGGCGATGTACCGGGCATTGTGGACCTACACCCTTGGGGCAGTTCTCAACGCCCCGACTGCCCAAGACCAGGCCGCAGCCAACGAGCGCATCGAGCGGAAAGTCATGGCCCTGGGCGCCGACGGCTTCCCGCATCTCGTCGCCGCCCTGCAGACACTCCCGGCAGCCGACCCAAAGGACGCCTACCGGCGCGCCATCGGGCACCTCATCGAGGGTTACACCGCGGGCACAGCGCCGCGCCCTACGTCACCACCGCAATAG